One Vanessa atalanta chromosome 15, ilVanAtal1.2, whole genome shotgun sequence genomic window, tattttttaaccgacttcaaaaatgaGAAGGATCTCAtttcgtctgtatttttttttaaataaaccaacatatataatataaacaaaataatgtcatcatcatcatcaaaagtataaatgtaaacaacacaattgaaaacaaacaaaattgcaATGCCTTAGTACCATCGTGGCGTGTACATTTTACAATGAATATGatgtgaataattaataaattacaacctttacacgtttattaatattaaaagaactgAGTAAAATGCAAAGGAAAGCAAAAGAAAGGTTGTAATTATAACTTCCACGATTGtccaacatttgttttttttttttgttaaacagtaatgtagttttaaaaacgtatttacCTTACATCATTATGCGTCCATCCcaacaaaccttgggaactaaaatggtTATGACTCTTCTacttgtatttacactggctcacttactcttcaaatAGTAACTTAACTTTTTCGTGGTTTCTACCTAGTCGGGCTTGTATAAATTCCTACCGCCAAGTTTGAACCAAAACTATCAGCTAGTGTATTGCATATAATGCCAATTTACTTTAGGCATAATAGCAGACTAAATGTTACTAATAAAGATTTCACATTttgtataatagtttatttgtctAAGCCTGCAATTCAATTAAGCGCTTTATTTTGATAGATAtggacataaaaattaaataataattattttattttaagtcagTTATTACTTTCCTTAAGTAGTCCCATTATCTTACAAAAGGGTAtggtaatcaaaataaaacaatatttatgtcCAAACTTTATTTGGAAAATctacaatacaaatttaattgtaactttgataaatgaaatatttgtataatataatagttataataagtaatatatgtaatcTTATAACATCTCTTATAATAAAAGGCATTTGGCTATTTTGTAACCTTCTACTTTTTATACATTCGAATAAGTATTTAGACCaattaaacaacattaacaCACAGATAAAACGAAGTAATAGTTTACTAATTTCAtagataataaatcaatatccACAGATAAACATAAGTGTttattgtaagtttttatttagcttgcaatgtttgtttgtttttttttttgggttaatACTTGCAAGCTGAATTGGAACCGAggagttgaaattttaattaataggttAAGTTTCAATGACAATGCAATTTTAAACATGACATGTTTCTACACCCTGACAAAGGCCATTCCAGGCAAAGGAACTCCTCACCAGTCAACATCAAAGATgcgatattttgtataaaatatgtgtttactataaaattgttaaacGATATAATAACGACAGTCATTATAACGTCGAACAATatcacaaatttataaaatatcatttcatttAATGATGAAGccttcagtattttttttaaagttagtattttttccattatttagacgaatatatataatatatattattatgtacgtaaatatatttcataattattattcttaaaaggttatttatatttatatattacttcgACAATAAATTTTGACTTATTAGTGATGTAATAAacctattttatctttttaagtaaacaattgttactttacatattatttatttagcgaATATatcaaagaaacaaaatattatatacgtactaataaaatacatttataacaataaacaatataattatctcTTATGATATGACTAAAATATTCctattaactattataaatcaatgaatACGGCAACAATAATTGTGtagtatataaacttatattttctataataatgaaACTAAGAATGacaattttgtaataacattaatatttattcctaaATTCCAAACgatttggtaaaaaaattgattaagttaccatttaattttaaaccttaCCATCctatgaaaacttaaaaaataaatttaagaataacCATAATGCAATATCATAAGATCTCCTTTCACAAtgacacaatttaatttttatttcataaatagttttacaatatattttggtctactgacaaatacaaaataaaagccttaattttgaaaaacaaaatgataccacattatctttttttttaaacataaatcggTGCGGGCCTGTCTTAATACAGAGTTCAGAGGTTGCAAAAAAAAGTCTTGCACCGGTGAAGCGCCACAGTtctgttataaaaattttggagggggaaattaatttatttagaacaccGCTTGCACCTAGTTGTGCTCAAGACGGGGCTATTTATGTACCATTTTTCATTATGGTACTCTCAACACAATTGTTCGGTACTTCAaatgaatgtattaaaaaaaataaacaactatatTAGTTTTAACTAGTTTTAACCGCAAATATATTATTGGCGGACGTTTCAAGGGTTTTAAATATGACAgctactatataatatttattattttgcctgTTTATATGGAAACGAGTGAGACCCCAAAGTAACGtcataacaatattatctttGCTAGCaccataataaaaatacactgtATGTAACTACAGtccattaaaagaaataaaatgtaattttacatttgtttatgtaaaatacagtttatttgaaaatgattttgaaaTGAACTATAAAAGTAACTCTCATTGTGACGTCAATCGAAATGTAGTTttcattaaagttattttttactgaaatttGCACAATTTTAAGCTCTTATATATAatcagattaaatattttaagaattacattataattattgcttaatattttacaaaattgaatttaataacttcgataaaatattatttgattgcaataagtattaataaaggaGATAATcacatttcaattaatattattgtttctgTCATGGcactaatgttttattttcatttttaaatgtggAATGATTATGAAAAATATCAGTTCAATCAAGTATTACTAAAAATTACTATTAGTAAAATCAACTTGTATTTTATAACCAAAGATAGTAAGAAGAGTACcgaattctaaaataatattgatgtatAGTGAGCGGCATGAGTCGTGAGCATAATCCTGACCTGCGCAGTACATTTTTAAGTTTCTTTGGAGGAAAGGAGTCGGGGGTTCCGCGGCTGCAAGCGATTGGTCCGTCAGTCGATGCTTGTCGTCTAGTGGACTCTCATTTGTCTACCGTAATTTGACCGAAAATCTACTACTGCTTATTTGTGCTCACGACTCTTGCCGACTATTATAGTACTCACAAGGAACTTGGAAAAACTACTTCATATTTGATAAATGCTTCTAACTATCAAACAATAGAAACATATTAGACATGTTTATCACTATCAGCAATTTAGATAACATAttcatactttatataatatcacaaaaCGAATTAATGTTAAAACCTTTTAATAGCTTAAGAAATTTGAACATTCTAGaatttaacagtttttatttttgcaatcaGTTAAATCTTGTGTCGTCAAcgcaattataaaacttttgaatCTTTACTGTTTATACTTAGAATATCAATAAGTAAGCAATCACTTTATGATATTGTCACCTTCTCCATGACATAGACCCATTACAAATGCTTTTGGCAATCTACTGCTGACTGTACCTCCTAGAACTATAGCAGAATGATGAATGTCCTTgatgattataaatttacaaaatatgtttgaatGTAAATAGTTGTCATAAAATAACGAGGTCATTGCCCGGCAGTGTGACATGTACAAGTTGTTTCTTAAGtacattatttctattaatggagaacaaagaaaattttataataggttGACGGTCTGAtatatgtaaaacataattttatatattttttttcagtgatAGAAAACAAGTGATGTGATTACATTTTTGGctccatacatatttttttttaatttgacagtgttacttgataaaaaaatattttacccatttttttttttttataatctagcTAACATGAAAAGTTGgacggtaatatttttttaacattatacatGTTTGTGCACTTTAACATAgagttacattttatatttgtcctTGAATTTCTattgtagatatataattataataaaatttattgacagtGTAGTTGTTCCGAGTATaaacaattcataaattaagatgtacaaacttaatatttaactaactcTATGTTAAGCAGCACAAACAATATCCTCAAGTATGGAGCCTTTGAGATGTTTTCAGAGTATCCCAATTCTATCCAAACATAGCACCACAATTTGAGCACCTCCTATTTTTCAAAGCGAGACAGCACAAGATACCCAAAGGAAAGAAGAGTATAGCACATAAAATGCCCAGGCAAGTAAAGTCATCTTCTAGTATACCTACTCGACAGGCAGGACAAGCACCAACTGCTATTATGGCCGGtggtattattatattggttGCACCATAGTTGGGTAGATATGCATTTGCTTGTGGTGTTGTACCATAGGGTGTGTAGCCTGGTGGAGGTGGGGGGAATGCTCCTTGAGTAGGTTGTGGTTGTGGTTGCGGCTGTGGGTGAGGATAAGCTTGTGGCCCTGAAATGACAAaaccataataatattacaacaaacCATATTAATGAgtacagtttaaaaatataaacaaatataagttttaaatggttttatttttctaataatatattatataaaaagggtGTGAAAAACCAGactgtaaataaaagtaacattattCGCATTTATACTTTTGTACTAccagaaaataatatagtagCGAGAATTACTAAGATTTTGTTGATTATCAACATTGTCAAGTCtccaaattaaaacaattattattattaatatagatatgtcATCAGGTTGTTCAAGTTCTCTGTATAACCATATATTATGTTCAGGCAAAGTAGAAAAGAGTCTTTTTTTTAGATGTCATATGACACAAATAGACACTAATTGTTCTCAGGCAATGCTTTCAATTTCAGCTAAAGTCGGCAAAAAAAGAATTCTTATCAAACGCACATTGATTaccaaatatgtattaatttttagtgCGCTAATAATGATAAAGATATTTGTAAAGTTCTTTTGTTGTATTTGGTGATGAGAAACCAAGAAAACATGCACATAATAAACTCTCATTTGATTAGGAATATTTGTTTACTCTATGATTAAGAATCCTACTCTTCTAGATAACAGAAAAATAACTTTGTCTAGATTTCTAAAACATTCATTTGTATGATAAAatctttgttttgaaaaatcttttacgaataaaatttgGTGAAAATGTGAACTTCTGCAATCCTTTAAAGCTAGTGATTATGAGGTAAAATATGGTTATTAGGATAAAATGAGAAGCATTTACAATTGACAAAAATTAATAGAACAATACATTCTATTGCATACCAACTTGAAACTGGACTAATTGCTACTCTTtctaatgtataaaattaaaaaaggatagCAAGACTTTAATCTTATTAGAATAGTTAAGgatttttccaaaaaaattgGCACTATATCCTAATTTTTCATTACTGTACTAAGTTAAAagcattttcattatattttactgttctttaaaaaaataaaactatttctgggaaacgaatattttttaaaataataatcgaggtcgttaataaattataataattttatattttcgaaacagcatattattaattgtaataagttaattatatgAACAAATTATATGATGTGATATCATGTtgacttaatattgttttaaaaacgtttaatccaaataaacaaGCAACTTTCTGACAATTTCTAATTACAAGCAATTATATATTCTCCGTCAAACAATTTTAGTTGTTTCAAACAtggaatctttttttattattagatctACACGTCCTGTCTAAATAGTAaagttaactaaaatataactaactatTTCAGGATGGCGCAATAATACACTTGCTTATCAGAAAAGTATTGTGATTCATGTCACTTTTCAATAACATTTACAATAGGGAAAAAAATACCTGGTGGTGGTGGCACGGTCGCCGAATAAGGTGGGGGCTGCTCTGTATATGCCTGTTTTTCCATTTCTCTCctaattataacttttacaaCGTATACTCAATAATGGATTACAATGCAACAGCAGTAAGTTAACAATAAACTTAGACCACTTGATCGCTAGATATTATAAACCAGCTGTCAAATGATGTTATGTTGTGTAAATCTGTCAAACTCAAAACCATAGTGTAATGTTGCTATAATATGAATATCTTTGTATCATttacattaagtccttaaatatatacaaatatgaattaaaaatagttactatacaAATCCTGAAcgcgtggaatggtgacaagaatgctccgattctctgggcaaaaaacgaacacACCCTCTTGTCACCAGtgaggcaataagacgaggtgttatatgtatacttttaatgaagctttttgcaccacttGTTCAAGGGCCAAgagtttcgacagcaaatgggacaaaaaagtaatttgaaataaaacacgtATATTTAGATCGCTTTAATTTTTGCTTCAGTTTTTTCTGCAGCGGCACCAGCTCATAACATTGTTTCTCGGATATGAGACGGGGCCAACGGGGACATCGCATGTAGCGTCCCACACAAGGGCTCGTCCTCGTTCCCAGGGAACCAAGTCCATCAGGCCTCTTACCATCATCACAACTAATTCCACGAGGCTCAGTAAGAGCAGGAACGTCGATGGTGGCAAGAGCCCTTTTTATTGTGTCATTAAGAGAACCGTGGCGAAAAGCCTACCTGAACTCCTTAGACAAGAGAGACCATGTTAACCGAAAGAGTCCAACTCCTTTCCACACGGGCATCTGTGCTCAAAGCACAGCGGTGTTCCCAGTCGGAGACCATTGATATGCGgaaacattaaaagtaaaaaaatctaaaagtgTCCCAATATTTTTAGATGGTAATTAATTGAACCAGTGATTTGACTCTTTAGTTGATAACGCAAGAAGCTTGGCGCGGTTTTGGGCACTTGTTCAATTTTATGTAAGGCACTTTACCTTCCAGATCTTTATCGCTTCAGTAAGATTTGTGATTTTGACTGATTTTGATCTTAAAATTTGTGAACAAAGGCCTGAAATGCTATGTTCAAAGAAAGAAAGGCCGGAATGGCAAAATTTTCCTCACGCCGATGCCATCCAATGGAATGAAAAGTGTAGCTTGAATCCAAGAATACTCATCAAGagataaatttagaatttttttaaaagtttttttaaggaTGGCATAGGTTTGATTGGTAaggatatttacattttacttaggtatgttacattaattttaGAAGAAAAAGGCAGTGTTTCAAGATGGTATAAGCTATTCGTATAGCTTATACCATCTTGAAATTCTCATGAATTTAAAATGCCCAATCTGTCGATATTTTCCGAAAATATTTTAGCCGTCATCAAACAATGGTGCACCAAAGAGGCAAATtgtatctttgtttttttttttaattatgctaggtgcaattttattcaatatatccGTTGCCAATCTAATATCTTTGGGAGACAAATTgtctgtgaaaaaaaaatcacactttGAAAAATTCACTTAAGGCCAACTTTATCAAATTGTgctttaatatgataattagattaattaagtgaaataagaattatgatattattacatCGTTATATAGACGACCTTTTTCTTGTAACAAGCATTGTTCAAGATGTTTTATGCCATGTATATGCAATTTATTTAGTGGAGTAACAATAGAGCGAGCACAGGAAGATactaacataaaacatttatttaaaaaaaaaattaataaaatttattagttttgtagTGAACTATTTAAATAAGGCTCATAAGATAACTCTCTCTAATCtcgaaaacataaaataattataatctaaaatGATGATGTTTACACTAACATTATAAGGAGTAAACATAAACTTGTTACTTCTATCACCCGGCTACACAGAGTCAATAATTCCCTAGTGAGACAATGTAATAAGATTTAGAAACAGGATCtctgaaaatattcaaaaattttcAATAGGATAGTAAAACAAAACCGTCAATGTACGTTTGtttaaatgatgattttatGATAACAACAGAATCTCAGAAAACGTAGGAAAAATACTAACTGCATAAAACGTCCTAGATGTACATGAAGTATCTGTTGTAGGCAGTTAGGAAAAACAAGTCATATCCCATATCATAGCATAATATTTCCTATAGAATGTATACCTACATTTCTGTTAAAAAAACCGGTAAGTTCCTTTGGCGAggtcttctcaggtctgagatattttttttttcgtattaagaaagtgtaatgcctaataaagaattttaatttgaaatcagaTAGGTATtttatgatacaataaaaacggctataaaaaggtttatattaaatgcaggTGAAAGAAATGAAGCGATCTCTCTGAAGAAGAGCGAAagctataattttatgttactgAGTTATCATGGCAAAATTTTATAGGTCGTCGATGcatatttaaaaacactttaGTCTAAACCCATCGATCTTTCAAGTGCCACATACACACATGAAAAAAACAGCCTATATAAAACGTTTAACCGTCaatgcaatattattattaaaaaaataaaacagcaaaaaaaactattgaactttcaatatattcattatatttcacAAAACAATAACTATTAACGCCATTATCTAAATATCtctaaataactattatatttacagCGTTTTATTTAACTGTTAATATTACCCAAAACTATG contains:
- the LOC125069470 gene encoding brain protein I3-like, which gives rise to MEKQAYTEQPPPYSATVPPPPGPQAYPHPQPQPQPQPTQGAFPPPPPGYTPYGTTPQANAYLPNYGATNIIIPPAIIAVGACPACRVGILEDDFTCLGILCAILFFPLGILCCLALKNRRCSNCGAMFG